A region of the Prevotella melaninogenica genome:
TGAAGCCAGAGGATATTGACTATATCAACGTACACGGTACATCAACTCCTGTAGGTGATATCTCAGAGGCAAAGGCTATCAAGGCTTTGTTTGGTGAGGCAGCTTACAAGTTGAATATCTCTTCAACAAAGAGTATGACAGGTCACCTCCTCGGTGCAGCTGGTGCTGTAGAGGCTTTGGCTTGTGTCATGTCTGTGAAGGAAGATATCGTTCCTCCAACCATCAACCATGAGGATGATGATCAGGATCCTGAATTGGATTACAACTTGAACTTTACGTTCAACAAGGCACAGAAGCGCGAGGTACGTGCTGCACTTAGCAACACCTTTGGTTTCGGTGGTCACAATGCTTGTGTTGTATTCAAGAAGTATGCTGAATAATATAATTGATAGAATAAAGCTCCCTTTCCGCAAGGAGAAGGAGCTTTATTTGTCTTTGTACCAAATTATCGGCATTATTCCCCACGATATCAGTTATTATAAGACTGCACTCTTGCACAAGAGCGTAGCGCGTCGTAACGCAAAGGGTAAGCCAGTAAACAATGAACGACTTGAGTTCCTTGGTGATGCTATTCTCGATGCCATTGTAGGTGACATTGTTTATGAGCATTTCCCAGGTAAGCGTGAAGGTTTTCTGACGAATACTCGTTCAAAGATAGTACAACGCGATACGCTAAACCGCCTGGCTAAAGAGATGGGAATCTGTCAGTTGATTCTCTCTAACGGGCATACGTCTTCGCATAACAGTTATCTCGGTGGTAATGCTTTTGAGGCACTCGTAGGCGCTCTCTATCTTGATCATGGCTATAATGCTTGCATGAAGTTTATGAAACAACAAGTCCTTGGACAGCTTATCAATATTGATAAAGTGGCTTACAAGGAGGTGAACTTCAAGTCAAAGCTTATTGAATGGAGCCAGAAGAACAAGGTCAATATGGAGTTCAAGCTGATTGAAAACCAAAAAGATAAGCAGGGTAGTCCTACCTTCCACTTCCAAGTGATTATGGAAGGTATCCCATGTGGTGAAGGACACGGCTATTCAAAGAAGGAAAGCCAGCAAGAGGCTTCCAAGCTTACGCTCCAGCGTTTGCGCCGTGAACCCCAGTTTATAGATGAGGTATTTGCCGCCAAAGCCAACCGTACAAAGATGGAAGAAGAGCCAGTACTTAATGTTCCGGAAACTTCACAGGACATGAACTTCATTGAAGGCTCTGAACCCAAGGTTGAAAAGCATGAGAATCCTTTCCTAACAGAAGTCTTTGACGAGAAGTCATCGGCTGCTGATGAAGTGAAAGAAGAGTTGGCTGATTCCCCAGTAGAGGAAGAAGAGAAGACAAACAATGAGTCTTTTGACCTCTCAGATATTTCTCATTCAAAGCCTATTGACCGCGAAGCTATTATCGCAGCTGCTGAGGCAGAAGCGTTTGAAAACAAATAAATAGCGGATTAGAAGAATAAAAGACAGGCGTTTACAGCCGATGGTAGGTGATAATATGTAATTACACTCACTATCTTCTGTAAACGCCTGTTTTCTTTTGGCTATTTTCTTACCATTTATTAAGGCTTATTTTCCCATAAACTCAGGTACTAAATACCATTCAGTTCAGGTCTACTTACCATGTTCTACGAATTATTTTCATGAAAAGAAATATTTCTTTTCATGAAAAAAAATATTTATTATCGTGAACAAAAATATTTCTTTTCATGAAAGTAATTTGTGCGTGATAGATTTTTAGGGAATAAAAGGATAGAGATAAACATATTATTGGGTATCATTTAGAGGTTAAAAGATGCTCTTTTCTTTCCTTATAATTCTTTTATTTATTTGTAATTCTTCTTGTAATATCTTCTAAATACTGATAAAAAATTGGAGCTGAAATATTGTTTATTTTCCCTTCTTTATATACGCTATTGCATATATACAATAAGTCATCAATGTTTCCATGTAATTCCATAATCCTTCTTGTAAGATTATTTGTAGCAAACATACGTTTCATGAAAATGGCAGAAAGCTGAGCTGGTAGTTTATATACCCATAATTCATTTCTGTAATATTTCATGTTAATACCACGTGAAGCTGCTATTTTTATTGTCTCACGAATAGTTTTAATCGTAGTTGCCAATAACTTTAGAGAGTTTATAAGTTTATGAACTGATGTTATGCTGTCATTGATGTCTCCATTTTTCCCTATGACTGAGATAACTGCAGCGTTGATAGCCATGTGTATCCATATCCATTCCAACATGTTATAAGGGTTCTCAAGTTTGATGTTAGAGGACTTGAATAGATTGCAGATAGCCTCATAATTTGATATTGTTGTCTTATTTTTAGACTCTATCATGAAATGATCGAATAAACAACAATCAAGTTCAGCCTTTGTGACAAGCCCTTCTCTTTTTATCTTTATGCAACCTCCAGCAACGGGAAAGGCTAAGATATAATCATATCCTTGCATAATTTTATCAAGATATTGCTTGTCATACCATAGATTACAGCATAAGAGTATTGTTCCTTTGAATGCTTCTTTTCGTAGCATCTCCATCACATTGGCAATCTTTCCTTGTGAAATACTTACGAAAATCATGTCATATTCTTTCTTTGAGTGTGGATTTACTGTATACTTGTTTTTGACTTGAATACCTTTTGATGATTCTCTTCCATCTAATAATGTAACTTCAATATTGGTTATGTCTTTTTTATCACTTCCTTCCCGAATGTAATGTTCAACATTGTGACCAGCCTCTTTAAACACAGAAGCATAAGTTGTTCCGATAACTCCTAATCCTATAATCAATATATCCATGTTTGTGTTTATTTTTGACAAAGGTAATTAATTATTTGGGCTTTCCTCCTTATTTTTGTAATTTTGTAAGTCTAAGGATAAAATAGAAATAGACTTAATAAGGAAGTAAAAGATATGGCAAAAGACGACAAGGGATTGACCCCGATGATGAAACAGTTCTTCTCAATGAAGGCGCAACATCCTGGTGCATTGATGCTCTTTAGGTGTGGTGACTTCTATGAGACGTATGGTGAAGATGCTGTGGAGTCGGCAAGAATACTTGGTATTACCCTTACTCGTCGTAATAATGGTGGCAATGGCGACTCGATAGAGATGGCTGGTTTCCCCCATCATGCCCTTGATACTTATCTTCCTAAGCTTATTCGTGCTGGAAAGCGTGTGGCTATCTGTGACCAATTAGAAGACCCGAAGAAGAAACGTGAGGCCATTAAAGGCAAGAAGGGTCTGTCGGCAATGGACAAGATGGTGAAGCGTGGTATCACAGAACTCGTCACTCCGGGTGTTGCTATGAGCGATAACGTGCTGAACTATAAGGAAAATAACTTCCTTGCAGCGGTACACTTCGGTAAAGGTGCTTGTGGAGTCAGTTTCTTAGACATATCTACTGGTGAGTTCCTAACCGGTGAAGGCACCTTTGATTACGTCGAAAAGCTGTTAGGTAACTTCCAACCAAAGGAGGTACTCTATGACCGTGCAAAGAAACAAGACTTTGAACGCTACTTCGGTACACGCCTTTGTACATTCGAGATGGACGATTGGGTGTTTACCGATCAGACGGCACGTCAGAAGCTACTAAAGCACTTCGGTACAAAGAACTTAAAGGGTTTTGGTGTCGATCATTTGAATAATGGTGTTATTGCAGCAGGTGTTATCCTTCAATATCTGGAGATAACACAGCATACACAAATCAATCATATCACTTCATTGGCACGTATTGAAGAAGATAAATACGTGCGAATGGACCGCTTCACGATTCGTTCTTTGGAGCTGATTGCACCAATGAACGAGGGTGGATCATCGCTTTTGAACGTTATTGACAATACCGTTACGCCAATGGGTGGACGTATGTTGCGCCGTTGGATGGTCTTCCCTTTGAAGGAAGTGAAACCTATCAATGAACGTTTAGACGTAGTAGATTATTTCTTCCGAGAGCCTGATTTCCGCGAATGTATCAATGAGCAGTTCCATCGTATTGGTGACTTGGAGCGTATTATCTCAAAGGTAGCAGTTGGTCGTGTGTCACCTCGTGAGGTAGTACAGCTGAAGAATGCTCTTATGGCTATCCAACCCGTTAAGACGGCTTGCCTTTATGCAAAGAGCGACACGCTCAAGAGGATTGGTGAACAGCTGAATCTCTGTGAGTCTTTGCGTGATAGAATAGAGAAAGAGATACAGCCTGATCCTCCACAGTTGGTCAATAAAGGTGACGTGATAGCCTTAGGTTATAACCAAGAACTTGATGATTTACGTTCTATTCGTGACAATGGAAAGCAGTATCTGTTGGAGATTCAAGAGAAGGAGATTGCTCAGACGGGTATTAGCTCACTGAAGATAGGATTTAATAACGTATTCGGCTATTACTTAGAAGTGCGCAATACGTTCAAAGATAAGGTGCCTGAGGATTGGATTCGTAAACAGACATTGGCGCAGGCAGAGCGTTATATCACACCAGAACTCAAGGAATACGAGGAGAAGATACTTGGAGCTGACGAGAAGATATTGGCTTTGGAAAATCAGCTTTATATGGAGTTAGTACAGGATATGCAGGAGTTTATTCCGCAGATACAGATTAATGCCAACCTTATTGCCCATCTTGACTGTCTGCTTTCGTTCATGAAGGTATCACAGTTGCAGCGTTATGTGCGTCCAGTAGTGGACGATTCGGAGGTTATAGACATAAAACAGGGTCGCCATCCAGTAATTGAAACACAGCTACCGATAGGCGAACAGTACGTTCCTAA
Encoded here:
- the rnc gene encoding ribonuclease III, with protein sequence MLNNIIDRIKLPFRKEKELYLSLYQIIGIIPHDISYYKTALLHKSVARRNAKGKPVNNERLEFLGDAILDAIVGDIVYEHFPGKREGFLTNTRSKIVQRDTLNRLAKEMGICQLILSNGHTSSHNSYLGGNAFEALVGALYLDHGYNACMKFMKQQVLGQLINIDKVAYKEVNFKSKLIEWSQKNKVNMEFKLIENQKDKQGSPTFHFQVIMEGIPCGEGHGYSKKESQQEASKLTLQRLRREPQFIDEVFAAKANRTKMEEEPVLNVPETSQDMNFIEGSEPKVEKHENPFLTEVFDEKSSAADEVKEELADSPVEEEEKTNNESFDLSDISHSKPIDREAIIAAAEAEAFENK
- a CDS encoding ketopantoate reductase family protein, yielding MDILIIGLGVIGTTYASVFKEAGHNVEHYIREGSDKKDITNIEVTLLDGRESSKGIQVKNKYTVNPHSKKEYDMIFVSISQGKIANVMEMLRKEAFKGTILLCCNLWYDKQYLDKIMQGYDYILAFPVAGGCIKIKREGLVTKAELDCCLFDHFMIESKNKTTISNYEAICNLFKSSNIKLENPYNMLEWIWIHMAINAAVISVIGKNGDINDSITSVHKLINSLKLLATTIKTIRETIKIAASRGINMKYYRNELWVYKLPAQLSAIFMKRMFATNNLTRRIMELHGNIDDLLYICNSVYKEGKINNISAPIFYQYLEDITRRITNK
- the mutS gene encoding DNA mismatch repair protein MutS — its product is MAKDDKGLTPMMKQFFSMKAQHPGALMLFRCGDFYETYGEDAVESARILGITLTRRNNGGNGDSIEMAGFPHHALDTYLPKLIRAGKRVAICDQLEDPKKKREAIKGKKGLSAMDKMVKRGITELVTPGVAMSDNVLNYKENNFLAAVHFGKGACGVSFLDISTGEFLTGEGTFDYVEKLLGNFQPKEVLYDRAKKQDFERYFGTRLCTFEMDDWVFTDQTARQKLLKHFGTKNLKGFGVDHLNNGVIAAGVILQYLEITQHTQINHITSLARIEEDKYVRMDRFTIRSLELIAPMNEGGSSLLNVIDNTVTPMGGRMLRRWMVFPLKEVKPINERLDVVDYFFREPDFRECINEQFHRIGDLERIISKVAVGRVSPREVVQLKNALMAIQPVKTACLYAKSDTLKRIGEQLNLCESLRDRIEKEIQPDPPQLVNKGDVIALGYNQELDDLRSIRDNGKQYLLEIQEKEIAQTGISSLKIGFNNVFGYYLEVRNTFKDKVPEDWIRKQTLAQAERYITPELKEYEEKILGADEKILALENQLYMELVQDMQEFIPQIQINANLIAHLDCLLSFMKVSQLQRYVRPVVDDSEVIDIKQGRHPVIETQLPIGEQYVPNDVLLDTERQQIMMITGPNMAGKSALLRQTALIVLLAQIGCFVPAERARIGMVDKIFTRVGASDNISLGESTFMVEMTEASNILNNVTSRSLVLFDELGRGTSTYDGISIAWAIVEYLHEHSRAQARTLFATHYHELNEMEKNFPRIKNFNVSVKEVDGKIIFVRKLEKGGSEHSFGIHVAEIAGMPRSIVKRANVILKELEADNAQVGSVGKAAVERLDQSREGVQLSFFQLDDPVLTQIRDEILGLDVNNLTPVEALNKLNDIKKIVKG